The Gossypium arboreum isolate Shixiya-1 chromosome 6, ASM2569848v2, whole genome shotgun sequence DNA window GGATTGTCCTCATACCATCCGAAGCTTGATCCCGAAGCACGTACACCCACCATTAAGGATATTTTTCTATCGGCACCTCCGGTCACGCAATACCCATTAACTCCCGATTATGGTCTATATGATTATTCTACTTTTCTAAGTAAATCGGATGGGACACCGGAGGTAGGACCGAGCAATTCTTAAACGCTTGAGTAAGGTGCATGGCATCACCGATGGAGGCATCCGAACCGTTACACGCCAACGCCGGGGACGTCGCCGAGATCGcgacaattttaatttttatctgtaaattttactttatttttaaattattctgtaaatatttattttattttttaattattctgtttttaatattattttaatttctctaAAACGattattttttgaataaatgacttcaaaatgtttgaaaataataattcaaataagtaATAGTACACGACAAattaaatttacatgcacaataaAATACAATCATTCTACAATATTAATACCAAAAAAtataaagttcaaacaaaataatACACACTAGATTAAATTTAAACACCCAACGAACTACAAGCAGATGGGTAAAATTAATacgaaaattttaaattcaaactaCATACATTACTGATTACATTAAATTTGAGatacaaaaaaatataaacattCTAAGAAATTAATACACCAAAATATAAAATGAAATCTTAAATCCTAAACAACTATATTAAATTTACAGATATAAAAAATACGAACAttctaaataaataatacaattaTTTTCAATAGTAGTTTCTTCACAATTAATCGTCTTATGCTTGAATCAGGTATACGTTGCATCAGTAGATGATAATTGGATAGCTAAAACGGTcagcaaaattaaaaagaaacaaaaaaccaGCTGTATAAACCAAGAGAAAATATAATTTCCTCAAAGCTCCAGACCCTTTCTTCTTCTATTGTCCCCTGAGATACCTTTGTGGAATAAGTGATAAGTCTTTTTCAAATTTGGCCATTAGTACCTCACTTATAAGTTGCGGAATAAATGCTATTGCACCATAGATAATGTCCATTTACGTTAGACATCTCGATTAGCCATCTATGCCGCATAGAGTCATCCGACCCTTAATAGCATAACCTTTAGGGTGGATATGacaatatataattcaactcCGTTAAAACATGTCAGTATATAATTCAACCCCAATTCGGTTGTACATTACGAAAAACTCTCATCTACAATCCACTACAAAAAACTCATTTAATGATATACTACAAAACACTCTCATTTTGATGTCTCtctcaaaaaaaaatattttcttatcCATTTACACTATCAGAACTCAAACCACCCACTATATATATAAGGTTTGGTGCCGGGCATTACATGACTTGCacgaaattttttctttttttactctGGTGCTGGCCAATAAATGCCCtgcaccaattttttttttactagtCTGGTGTTGGCCATTAGAAGGCCAGAACCAAAAAAAAATTGCATTGGGACACAAAAAAAGTACCAGGTGCCGACTATCTATAGGCCaacaccaaatttttttttttgctactcTGCTGCCGGCCATTAAAAGGCTagaaccaatttttttttaaatactggtATTTTTATATACCAGTATGATACGATTTAAAAAGATTCCTTGGTGTCGACCATTGGGttcccaaaataaaaaaaaaaattaattttttaaagcctAACACAATCATCAGGCAATCATGGGGTCAAAACACTAGGTGGTGCCGGCCATCCATTGAGTTCCCAAAACCTTATTCTACTGTTCATTTTAGGTCATTTTCGTAATTATTTTTAAACCtgagttatttttataaatatcaaaattttttaagtcaatttgataaaatagCCTACTTCCTACTTCCTACTTCCAACTTTGTATACTTCTTCGCATGTTTAAATGTACAACTTTCAATGCCATGCTAATCAATATAGTTCAAACCAATTCTAATGTTTACTATCTTCCCGCCATTCATGTTTTTTAAATGCTTCAAttgaatttacaaaaaaaaaaattaaatatattattattattattattattattattattattcctttcAGGGTTATTTTTGTTTGGAAGAAATGCAAGTTCTGAATAGTAACCTAAAAATTACAAAGCCTCATGTAATTTACTCCTACGACATCACTAGATAGCAAGGTCCAAGCTTCGGGTATTGGATACTCCATCACTAAAATAAAGATCGTCACCCCTGCAGTCTGCTTTTTTAACAATGAAATTAGCGAACTGATTTGCACCTATGATTCAACCTTGTTTTACCCCTGTTGCCAAGCTAATGTAAGGCCATAAAAAATAGCCCAAAGCTCTGCAAAAAGGACCTCGCCCTCACTTATCTCCTACCAACCAATTCCCATTTGAATCCCCTAATATCCCCCCAGCTCTTGCCTGCGAATTACCCAGATTAACTGCTTCATCGGTATTCAATTTTACCCAACCAGCAGCTGGTAGAGACCAGCTAACTTGAACAGAGGTCCCAGCAGTTTGTTTCGATACTAATGCATGAAGTATACTAATGCACCAGCATACTTCATGCATTTACCCCAGCTTACGCTTTGCTTAATAATCTCATCCTCATTATAAAACACTAGCGAGTTACGATTCTCCCAAAATTTCCACCTTGTAATCCCCAACAATGTAACCCAATCAGTATCATACAGCTGCAGCTTATTAGTATTCATGAAGTTGCCTAACAGCCATTCATAAAGATCGTATATTATTAGATTTAATTTTGACATTTTGGAACCATAATTTAAGTCATTTACTCATAAAGGGATAGACAATAAACCGAGGGTTTTTGGACAGTTTCACCCTTACATCAGGCAAACTTCTGTGGGCGCTCCATACCTTAAAGGAGGCGGGCGCTGTCTCTTCATttgttactatatatatatattactcaGGATTCATGTGATCTGACTATCTTCTCATCTGTTAATGTCAGCACTGATCATGGGCCAAAAGTTTTTGAAATGAGGAatgtgaaaaaggaaaaaaataaaaattaatgttCCTGGAGGGGCAGATTCTGCGGCTTATGTCATAAGAAGGGAAAGGTGCTGGAACTTGGCTCATCACCTagaaaggaaaaacaaaaaatgTTATCAGCTAGAGACGTAGTGAAAATACTGCTAACACCGAAGAAACATCTCAAGAGTGGTAACAAGAGAAGTCATAGTCAAAAAGAAGAAACTCCATGGATATTGACAATTGAGATGATTGTGAGTAAGCATTGAAGCAGTACTGTAGTACACTGAGAGCATGGCTAAGGCTAAGCCACTGCAGAGATTGACCAACTAGAGAGATGAGCAGGTTTTGTATTATTATTGCTCTGTCTGCctaggttttgggtttttaaggAGACCATGTACAGGAtgactcccttttttttttcccctaAAAATGAATATTTTTGGTATTATTAAGAAGGCCTCTTTTAGGTATTTGCTTTGCTGGGTAAGTTTTTAATCTTCCTTTttcttattaaaaaaaaaaaaaagacttgtTTGGGGGGTTTGTTTGTTTTGAAGTCCGAGTTATGATTTGATGATACACTGTGAGAGTGAGGTTTGAAATCTGCCTTCCAGGATCTTCTTCCGCTTGGTTTCTGCAGAAGGAGATTTTATGCACGTAGTTGTTGAACTGGTTCATTCATTCCCCTTTACAAAGAGTCACGTGAATACGTCGACTTGGTCTCTGCATTTCCATACAAAGTGGTTCATTCCCTAAAATTGgtggataataataataataataattgtacTTTTTTATATCTTGTGGTTTTGTCCTTGATTTCACTTTAATACATTAATTTTTTGTCATTCAACGGTACTTTAATTATCACTTTTCATCTCAATTTACACGAAAATGAAAAAGTTACTAATAAGATTATGATATATAAAACATTTTTATTGGATGCTAGTTACATTTGAGGGTAAAATGGGATGAAAATAATAGTTTATGTATTAATATGAAGGAAAAAAAGTATGGTTGAGAGAAAATAGTGACTTAagccttttatttatattttaaaatatattattatataattttgaaattaatttaaaGTTTTACAAAAGTTTGTCCTAGtacaatgaaatatatatatttaattattagcaCAGATCTGACATTAAATTTTGAgggtataattaaaattttaaaatttttgagagATTTTATTAAGTCTAAttaaaactttagaaaaattttgaagcttaattagaatttaattcttttagtgtaattaaaatatttaaaattttaatgaaaagttttcaaagtaaattcttaaaaacatttaaaaatttgcTGGCCTTGGGTTCCTAACCCCAATGATCATCTACttcaaaatatattattaattattttacaaaaatctaaacttcaaaacattaaaattaatcttAAATCCTTAAAGAAATGCATCATGAACATGAAGATTTGTCTGTTAATAATTCAAAAAAGGAGTTACAAATAAATTTATGgcttattttattctattttgttttggtgtgtTGAGAGTTGATCTGCTTGTTGGCTTTGAGCGAAAGTTGAATGATACCAATAATTTCAAAGTTAAACCGACTGTTTTTGTTTTGGATGTTTGGACTTCAGATTATGAATTAATTATTGGATTTTACAATATAAAAATGATTACTTTTGGAAAGGATTTATTACATTTCCATTGTACAAAATCCTGGCTGTTGAAAAAAATTAACTACATACAAAAATATGATAGAatcaaagaaacaaaaagaatgaACAGGCTTAGCCCACTGTTGCTATAGACCTTGGACTTGGCAGACCCATAGCTGCAATCCGTGGGGAAAGGTGGATTCTTGGACTGGGTCGTGGTGAAGGAATTGGACCCAACTTCACCATTCCAGGAGCCACCCTTGGTGATAGGTTTACCTGTTCCAGTGCTTTCCATTGAAGCTCGCTAGGGTAGTCTCGCACGCACCCGATACGGGGTCCGACCCCTGTCGTCCACTTAAATGACAATCTCTTGGCCATGCTGAACGCTGCTGCTTCTTCCTTGCCACCTGCGCCATTGGTCTCAATCTTCACATCTTTCTGATCATCACCACTGCTTCTTTTTGCCCCCCTCACGCTGTCACCTTCATCATTCTCATCAGCTTTCCGGCTTTTATCTGATTCGGGTTTGGGTTTGGATTCTTTATCTGGAGTAGGAGTTTGCCCGTATGAGTTGTCATCATCAACGGCACACCTCTGTAATCAAAAGATCACAAGCAACATGAGTAAATTTATCCAAGCATCTAAAGATGGAAAGAAGGATTAATTTAAATTCATCTTTCTAAGAAATGAGATGCTACTCCCTCAATTTTAATTAGTTAGAAATATATACGAAAATTAAAAAGTTAGTGTTAATTTATTATATGTAACttgttaaattattgattttgttatATCCTTACACAAAAATCATGGATATGATTTTAGATTAATGTCAAGGTTTAACAACATTAAGCTAATATCTCTTATTTTTTATAAAGGTTAGTACTCAATTATgataaattaaagtataaattttattttttaatattctttataaACATcggaaaaaagagagaaaaatatattttacctTAACATTTGTGAGATTTACATTATTTTCCTCGAGAAAGCTAATGAATTCCATGAAATTTTCTTCCGTTGGATGATAATGACCACTGTATGGCCATATAgcctgaaaaaaaaaagaaaaaacaacaaGAGTCAGTGGAAAACATTAAAGATTAATTTCAATGCATTACATGCATGCATGAACGGAAAGCGAGTTGTACCTGGAGAACTCCATCACGAGCAACCAATCTTCCAGCTGCCGTGGTGGCACCGCCGGCTAGAAAACTAGAATGTTGAAATTTGCCCTTTTTCTTTTGACCCACATACAAGGCTCTACTTGTGCTAAGGACAAATATCCATTTGGATTCACCTGTGGTATCCACAGGTGACCCACTTTGCCTATAAGCAAGCCGCCCATTCTCAATTATTACTTCATATTCTTCCCTTTCTTTCTGCCAACAATTATTTAAATATGATTAGATGTAaccaaatattaatattatatagaCACACATGCAGCTATTGTTGAAACTTACTGGTCCAAGATATGTGATGCACTGCTGTTGTAGTTTTTTCCTTGGACATTTCTCAAGATTTACTTCTTTCCCATCTCCAACGTCCAACCTTTTAAATTAGAtaagaaaaataatgaaaatattttagaATGTAAACTTTTGACTTTTAGAGATTCGATCATTCCCTATGTCAAATACAGAAAATTTTGAAAGGCTGCTGATTAATAATTACAATAATTACCAGTAGAAGAAAGGCTGTGTGCTTTCGCTTGAGAACCAAACGTCATAATACATGTGTAAGTTATGACCGTACCGATGTCGTGGATCAATCTGTAAGGAATTAAAGGGGTGATGGCTTAGAGTCAGACATAGCTTTAGATTATCACATATTTATGTCAACACAAATTAAATCAACCGGCAAAAAGGATAAATTCCCATGTGCCTTTATTAGCTTTTCAGCTGTTGAATATCTTAAACGTAAATTTCATTATGTTTTAAACTGTTTCAAGGAATAATGTAGTAAGTATTTCTTCATTCATTGTATTAACTTTTAGCCTTTGGAAACCCTAGTTCGAGCTGCATGCAGATAATAGTTTAAAAGTGTATATATCCCTGTATGTGTTTAAACAACTTACAGCTTCAAGCCAGTGTTGAAGGGCTAGTTTTTTAGCTTTTTCATCCTTGGACAATCCCTTTCCTACCTGCAGCCAAGGAGGAAGAAATACCATCGATAAATATATTGGTTAAAAAGAAagacaaatatatatacatatatatatagacgATCCAACCGAATGTGTTTTAAAAAAGTACCTTTGCAGCTTTGGTCTTGGCTCTTACCCACCGTGAAACTGCAGATTCTGGTTTCTCAATCTCGAAGAAGGACACAGAGTTTTGCTTGAGCTCAGCTAGGTCTAATACCTTCCACCATAGCTCCTCAATCACCACTGCACAATCTGCAAGGTTTCTTCGAGTCCGGTAGCTCTTGTAGACTTTTTGAAGCTTAACAGCAGCCGCATCAAGCTCACTAACGGGTCTCGGCGAGAACAAGATTGTTGGTTTCGGTAGAGAAAGTGTGGCCATTGGTTTATGTATTAATCCATTCGAAGATGATTTCCTTTTGTCTTGAACCAGGTCCTGGAACGAGTGAGCTTTGTCAAGCAGTACTTGATAATAATCAGCTTTGCCGTTTCTCAAATTTTTCGAATTTTTCCTTTGAATCTTAGAATCTGACCCAACTGAATTGATTATGGTTTCTGAATCTGTTCCCTTGAAGCTATTTACCCTCAAGGTCACCTCTCTATCTTTTGAACGGAGACTGATGTTGCAGGCTAAATTGAAAAACCTGTGGCTTAGAATTTGTTGCCAGGCTGATAGAAGCAATGAAAGAGACAATCCCATAAGCCTTCAATTAGTTTATGACAAGATAACCCTCACTACCTGCTCAACATGATTGATAAACTAATTAAATACAAGATAATACAGATAGGATTAAGCTAAAAATGATGAATTTCCTTATAGAAAAATGGCCAGCTTCatgttaaatatatttattgttttatataaGTATGtagttaattgatttttttatttgttaacaATGATAAATAAATATTTGTATTTAACGATTTCTCTTTTCTCGGAATCGATATGAGAAAACAGTAGAGTTCATGTcccaaagaaaattgaaaaaggcAAAGCTAAAGCTAAAGTTAAAAGGCAAAGCACTTGCAAGTAGCAAATTGATTAACTCCAATAATTGAAGGGAAAGAAAATGCAAAAACATCGACTCTTATGCAACTTCATTAATCATTTTGAAAGAGAAGAATATGAATATCAATACCTGTATCCTGAATGAGTTCTTCAGATATGTTTTTTTTCCCTCTTTCTCAGTCTAACtggaaaacaaaaacaaaaatcaaaagatGTTTCCAAATCCTCTGCCCAAATGCCATCTCTTATTATATATATAGGACAAGAAGAAGTATTATGGAATCCAACTAATAAACCTTTAAATATTGCTGCCTAGAAAGGGCAAGGAAGTCGTAGCCAGTGAGATAGGTTTTggattataaaaatgatgggtttaaTTCAACGGTTTAAAGGCTCGTGGGCTAAAAAAAACACGAGTCTGATGAATTCAAAGCTTTAAATGTCGGAATTATTTTTTGAGGAAAAGTTTTCAAGGGTTTTCAAACTTCATTCCCTTTCCTTCCTGGAACCTTACCTGGAGACCCCCCTACGTGCAAAAGGAGAAGATAGAGAAGGGAGATTGGTCAAAGAAAGTAAGCTTGTAATTTAAAGTAAATCTATCCATGAAAAAACACGAAAGCGCTTTAAAATCTCCATGGGAATTGGTATTTTCTTTCTTGTTGTTTGTCTTTAATTTTCACGACAGTCAACGGGTGTATAGCTCGTGGCTTTGGTCATTCAAGAAcgcgcttttttttttttttgtgcttgAATGGATTttgttttttacattttttatctGTTCTTACTATGGCTGCCCGCCACTGCCATGCAAATGCATTCATATGTATATTCCCACCACTTTTCTTAACTTGCTTTTCTTTTAACTTTACAGCATCAAAAACATTACTTGTGCACCCCACACTTTATTTTCTTCTCAAACTCCCTATATATACACCAATGTCAAAATAATGCAGTTTTATAATGAGATTTTGGACCAGAGTTAGTTTAATTCAATTTATTCGTGGAATCATTTTTAAGTAAAACAGTTTTAGGATGATTCCTAATGGAATTTTGGACCAgagttaaataaaagaaaaaagaatcaaacttaaaaaactaaaattttaatttactcaTGTTTAACAAAAGAATTATTAGCTATTTATGacatatatattttcaaatattcaattttaaaatacttaaataaaTATCATTAAAACCAAACATGAACAAAGAGAATAAACAAACCCAAGACATAAAGAGGGAAAACTAATTCAGAATAATAGATTTACCCCATACACCCTCACCAACTTTGAAATTACTTAATACATAATCGGCCTGTAAGAAAACTTGAATAAAAGGGGTGAAACACCCCAATGACAGACAATCGCATAGCATAAAGCTGCTTGAGTAAATGACTCAACTATTTTATTAACAATTTGTAGTGTCCAACGGAAAGACATGCGCGAAAATTGAAACTTCAGCCATAAACAATCACGAATCATAATACCAAACTCGGAGACATTCAAAGACGGTCGATTTAGAGCAGTATAACATCCTGACAATCGGATTCAACGATAATGGAGTCCATATGCAATGAACAAAGCCAAGATAGTGCCTCACGAACAATCATTATCTCTGCCATGCGAGTCTCCCAAACACCCATATAGATCCGAAATCCCTTTGAAAAATTTACCGATCGAGTCTCCAAGTACTTCATCGAAACTAGTAACATTAGACTTAAGATAGACGGCTCCATCATCAACATTACACCTTGTCCACTGACCAGTTGGTCTCTCCCACGATGTTTGTTGAAGTATAGAATGAACTTAGCAGAAACaacttctttctttcttcattgaATAAGAGAGAGGTTCACTAACATATTTAACACATGCAGCCCATAACTGTTTATTAACAACTAACTGACAAAGCTAACAACTCTAGTATTCATAACAGACCTTAACAGCAATACTGTTTATGAAATACTCATAACATTCCTCGTGCTCTTCTAACTTTCTTTCTCCCTGAACTTAACTTTCATATGGAGCAACTTGAAGATGCCTCCTGAGCTTGTTGAACAGCATTGCAGATAACAATTTTGTCAAAACATCAGCAACTTGATCTACACTGGACACATGAACAACTTGAAGCACACCCGCTACTACTTTCTCCCTTACAAAGAATATGTCCAATTCTACGTGCTTAAACTTTGAATGCATGACTAGATTGCCTGCTACAACAATTGCAGCTGAGCTATCACACCAAACCAACGATTTCTTCTGAACTGGGACACTTAACTCAGCTAACAAAGATTGAAGCCAGACCATTTCTGCAGTGACATTTTCCAAACTCTTATACTCAGCTTCTGCTATAGAACGGGATACAACCTACTGCTTTCGAGAGCTCCAGAAGATTTGATTTCCTCCAAGAAAAATACAGTAGCCCAATGTTGACCTTCAGCCATCAATATCAGACTCCCAGTTCAAATCTGAGTAACCTTCAAGGACAAACTTAGATGTTCGACGAAAATGTAAGCCGTGATCTAATGTGCCTTACAAATATCGCAAAATTCTCTTAACAGCTTTAAGGTGTGTATCTAAAGGTCTGTGCATAAACTGACAGACTTTGTTAACTGAGAATGCAATGTCTAGTCTGCTGATTACCACATACTGGAAAGCCCCCACTATACTCCTAAAGAAACTCTCATCTTCAACCAAACTTCCCTTATGAGCTGACAACCGACAGGTAGACACCATTGGTATGGGAGAGCTACTTGATTTTTCCATAGAAGCCTTCTTAAGCAGATCCAGGATATACTTCTTTTCATTGAGAAATAGCCCATCTAAGGTATAGTTGACCTCAATGCCTAGAAAATAGTTCAACTTCCCCAAATCCTTTAGAGAGAACTGATGATTAAGATTCTTAACAAACTGGTTTATAGCATTTGAATTAGAACTAGTGACTATAATGTCATCTACATACACTAGAATGTACAACAATTGATTCCTAGACCTTTGTATAAAAAATGTGTTGAAGTATAAATGAACTTAGCAAGAAcaacttctttctttctttattgaaTAAGAGAGAGGTTCACTAACATATTTAATACAAGCAGTCCATAACTATTTCTTAACAACTAATTGACAAAGCTAACAACTCTAGTATTCATAATAGAATTTAACAGCAATACTGTTTATGAAATACTCATAACATTCCCCGTGCTCTTCTGACTTTTTTTCTCCCTCAACTTAACTTTCATATGGAGCAACCTGAAGTTGCCTCTTGAACTTGTTGAACAGCATTGCAGATAACAATTTTGTCAAAACATCAGCAACTTGATCTACATTGGACACATGACTAACTTGATGCACACCCGTTACTACTTTCTCTCTTACAAAAAATATGTCCAATTTTACGTGCTTAAACTTCGAATGTATGACTAGATTGCCTGCTACAGCAACTGCAGCTGAGCTATCACACTGAACCAACGATTTCTTCTGAACCGGGACACTTAACTCAACTAACAAAGATTAAAGCCAGGCCATTTCTACAGTGACATTCACCAGACTCTTGTACTCAGTTTTTGCTGTAGAACGGGATACAACCTGCTGCTTTTGAGAGCTCTAGGAGATTGGATTTTCtccaagaaaaataaaatagCTCGATGTTGACCTTCGGTCATCAATATCAGACCTCCATCTAACCTTTAAAGACAAACTTAGATGTTCGATGAAAATGTAGGCCATGATCTAATGTGCCTTGCAAATACCGCAAAATTCTCTTAACAAATTTAAAGTGTGTATCTAAAGGTTTGTGCATAAACTGACAGACTTTTTGACTGAGAATACAATGTCTGGTCTAGTGATTACCATATACTGGAGAGCCCCCACTATACTCCTAAAGAAACTCTCATCTTCAACCGAACTTCCTTCATGAGCTGACAACCGACAGGTAGACACCATTGGTGTGGGAGAGCTGCTTGATTTTTCCATAGAAGCCTTCTTAAGCAGATTCAGGATATATTTCCTTTGATTGAGAAATAGCCCATTTAAGGTATAATTGGCCTCAATGCCTAGAAAATAGTTCAACTTCCCCAAATCCTTTAGAGAAAACTGATGATTAAGATCCTTAACAAACTGGTTTATAGCATTCGAATTAGAACCAGTGACTATGATGTCATCCACAAACACTAGAACATACAACAATTGATTCCCAGACCTTTGTATAAAAAGTGTTGAAGTATAGAATGAATTTAGTAGAAACAACTTATTTCTTTCTTCATTGAATAAGAGAGAGGTTCACTAACGTATTTAATACATGCAGCCCATCACTGTTTCTTAACAACTAACTGACAAAGATAACAACTCTAGTATTCATAACAGACTTTAACAGCAATACTGTTTATGAAATACTCATAACATTCCCCGTGCTCTTCTGACTTCTTTTCTCCCTGAACTTAACTTTTATATGGAGCAACATGAAGATGCCTCCTAAACTTGTTGAACAGCATTGCAAATAACGGTTTTGTCAAAACATCAGCAACTTGATCTACACTGGACAAATGAACAACTTGAAGCACACCCGCTACTACTTTCTCCCTTACAAAGAATATGTCCAATTTTACGTGCTTAAACTTCGAATACATGACTAGATTGCCTGCTACAGCAACTGCAGCTGAGCTATCACACCAAACCAACAATTTCTTCTGAGCCGGGACACTTAACTCAGCTAACAAAGATTGAAGCTAGACTATTTCTGCAGTGAAATTTGCCAGACTCCTATACTCAGCTTCTGCTGTAGAATGGGATACAACCTGCTGCTTTCGAGAGCTCTAGGAGATTGGATTTCCTTCAAGAAAAATACAATAGCCCAATGTTGACATTCGGTCATCAATATCAGACCCCTAGTTCAAATCTGAGTAACATTCAAGGACAAACTTAGATGTTCGACGGAAATGTAGGCCATAATCTAATGTGCCTTGCAAATATCGCAAAATTCTCTTAACAACTTTAAAGTGTGTATATAAAGGTCTATGCATGAACTAACAGACTTTGTTAACTGAGAATGCAATGTCTAGTCTGGTGATTACCACATACTGGAGAGCCCTCACCATACTCCTAAAGGAACTCTCATGAGCTGACAACCGACAAGTAGACACCATTGGTGTGGGAGAGCTGCTTGATTTTTCCATAGAAGCCTTCTTAAGAAGATccatgatatactttttttgattGAGAAATAGACCGTCTGAGTATAGTTGACCTCAAAGTCTAGAAAATAGTTTAACTTCCCTAAATCCTTTAGAGAGAACTGATGATTAAGATCCTTAACAAACTGGTTTATAGCATTCGGATTAGAACTAGTGACTATGGTGTCATCCACATACACTAGAACGAACAACAATTGATTCTCAGACCTTTGTATAAAAAGGGAATTGTCTATCTTTGATATTTCAAACTTACTAGTGAGAAGAAACTCCTTTAATTTGTGAAACCAAGCTCGAGGAGCTTGTTTTAGGCCATATAGAGCTTTCTTTAACCTGCATACCAGCTGCTGGCCATTATCCCCTTTGTTGTTCAAAACCTGATGGTTGCACCATGTATATTTCCTCATTTAAATCACCATTTAAGAACGCGTTATTGACATCTACCTGCCTCGGAGACCAACCCAAGGACACTACTATTGCCAAGACCACCCTAATTGTTGTAGGCTTCACCACAGGGCTAAAAGTCTCATGAAAATCAATGCCAGCTCATTGAAGATAGCCTTTCACCAGTAATCGAACCTTGTATTGTGCTACCGAGCCATCAGCATTCCTTTTTACCTTGAATATCCATTTGCACCCTATTGCCTTTCTACTTGTAGGTAATGGCATAAGGTCCCAAGTGTGATTTGCAAGCAAAGCTTGGTATTCAGCTTGTGCAACAGCTGTCGATTCAGGACTCTGAAAAGCTTCTTGTATGGTAACTGGTTCCTTCTCAGTCATGACAGACGAGAACACTTTTAGTTTATAGATGCCATATTT harbors:
- the LOC108485675 gene encoding IQ domain-containing protein IQM4-like isoform X2 codes for the protein MATLSLPKPTILFSPRPVSELDAAAVKLQKVYKSYRTRRNLADCAVVIEELWWKVLDLAELKQNSVSFFEIEKPESAVSRWVRAKTKAAKVGKGLSKDEKAKKLALQHWLEAIDPRHRYGHNLHMYYDVWFSSESTQPFFYWLDVGDGKEVNLEKCPRKKLQQQCITYLGPKEREEYEVIIENGRLAYRQSGSPVDTTGESKWIFVLSTSRALYVGQKKKGKFQHSSFLAGGATTAAGRLVARDGVLQAIWPYSGHYHPTEENFMEFISFLEENNVNLTNVKRCAVDDDNSYGQTPTPDKESKPKPESDKSRKADENDEGDSVRGAKRSSGDDQKDVKIETNGAGGKEEAAAFSMAKRLSFKWTTGVGPRIGCVRDYPSELQWKALEQVNLSPRVAPGMVKLGPIPSPRPSPRIHLSPRIAAMGLPSPRSIATVG
- the LOC108485675 gene encoding IQ domain-containing protein IQM1-like isoform X1; this encodes MGLSLSLLLSAWQQILSHRFFNLACNISLRSKDREVTLRVNSFKGTDSETIINSVGSDSKIQRKNSKNLRNGKADYYQVLLDKAHSFQDLVQDKRKSSSNGLIHKPMATLSLPKPTILFSPRPVSELDAAAVKLQKVYKSYRTRRNLADCAVVIEELWWKVLDLAELKQNSVSFFEIEKPESAVSRWVRAKTKAAKVGKGLSKDEKAKKLALQHWLEAIDPRHRYGHNLHMYYDVWFSSESTQPFFYWLDVGDGKEVNLEKCPRKKLQQQCITYLGPKEREEYEVIIENGRLAYRQSGSPVDTTGESKWIFVLSTSRALYVGQKKKGKFQHSSFLAGGATTAAGRLVARDGVLQAIWPYSGHYHPTEENFMEFISFLEENNVNLTNVKRCAVDDDNSYGQTPTPDKESKPKPESDKSRKADENDEGDSVRGAKRSSGDDQKDVKIETNGAGGKEEAAAFSMAKRLSFKWTTGVGPRIGCVRDYPSELQWKALEQVNLSPRVAPGMVKLGPIPSPRPSPRIHLSPRIAAMGLPSPRSIATVG